In the Helianthus annuus cultivar XRQ/B chromosome 11, HanXRQr2.0-SUNRISE, whole genome shotgun sequence genome, one interval contains:
- the LOC110889924 gene encoding calcium-binding protein PBP1-like: MDTNNKESQFHDFLPLMADKLGGDGLIDEMCKGFQLLMDQDKGVITFDSLKKNSSFLGLQDLSDTDLFSMLKEGDFDGDGALSQMEFCVLMFRLSPDLMDQSEFLLEQALEQEFDNFQY; this comes from the coding sequence ATGGATACCAACAACAAGGAGTCTCAGTTCCATGATTTCTTACCTCTAATGGCGGACAAACTGGGAGGAGATGGTCTGATTGATGAAATGTGCAAAGGGTTTCAGCTGCTGATGGATCAAGATAAAGGGGTGATCACTTTCGATAGTTTGAAGAAGAATTCTTCATTTTTGGGTCTTCAAGATCTCTCCGACACTGATCTTTTCAGCATGTTGAAAGAAGGCGATTTCGATGGAGATGGTGCACTCAGTCAGATGGAGTTTTGTGTTCTCATGTTTAGATTAAGCCCTGATTTGATGGACCAATCTGAGTTTTTGTTAGAACAAGCTCTGGAACAAGAGTTTGATAATTTCCAATATTGA
- the LOC110889925 gene encoding calcium-binding protein PBP1-like — translation MATNNNESQFHDFLPLMVDKLGGDGLIDEMCKGFQLLMDRDKGVITFDSLKKNSTFLGLQDLSDADLWSMLKEGDFDGDGALSQMEFCVLMFRLSPDLMNQSEFLLEQALEQEFDNFQY, via the coding sequence ATGGCAACTAACAACAACGAATCTCAGTTTCATGATTTCTTACCTCTAATGGTGGACAAACTGGGAGGAGATGGTCTGATTGATGAAATGTGCAAAGGGTTTCAGCTGCTGATGGATCGTGATAAAGGGGTGATCACTTTCGATAGTTTGAAGAAGAATTCTACATTTTTGGGTCTTCAGGATCTTTCCGATGCTGATCTTTGGAGCATGTTGAAAGAAGGCGATTTCGATGGAGATGGTGCACTCAGTCAGATGGAGTTTTGTGTTCTCATGTTTAGATTAAGCCCTGATTTGATGAACCAATCTGAGTTTTTGTTAGAACAAGCTCTGGAACAGGAGTTTGATAATTTCCAATATTGA
- the LOC110887978 gene encoding transcription factor MYB73-like, producing MVFSVDGGLDGGGSRNSGRADEVGGGDDGREGGVGINYIIIFNLPIETLTRDQTQKKLTHRRSKNDNGGLHLWSLNLTENLTSSSVKDPMTSLSLSLPGVENEAVTVAATLPPPVPIHAMSLHQIRVENHQNLNLNNNCNNADVMTSIPMAISTAMRQLKVSRDPVPSAAPAAAVEQPEEVLTPFSAEFFSVMQEMIRTEVRNYMTGVEQHNNQQRSGDGGGGMCMKQAASGGGDGFRNATVVKRIGISKID from the exons ATGGTCTTTAGtgtggatgggg GTCTTGATGGCGGTGGTAGCCGGAATTCTGGTCGGGCCGACGAGGTAGGTGGGGGTGATGACGGAAGGGAGGGTGGGGTTGGG ATCAattacatcatcatcttcaacctcccaATCGAAACCCTAACCAGAGATCAAACCCAAAAAAAACTAACCCACAGGAGATCGAAGAACGACAATGGTGGTTTGCACTTGTGGAGCCTCAACCTCACTGAGAACCTCACGTCATCGTCGGTGAAAGATCCGATGACTTCGTTGAGTTTGTCGCTTCCTGGAGTCGAAAATGAAGCGGTTACGGTTGCGGCTACG TTACCTCCGCCGGTACCAATTCACGCGATGTCGTTACATCAGATTCGAGTCGAAAATCATCAAAACCTAAACCTAAACAACAACTGCAACAACGCAGACGTGATGACGTCAATTCCGATGGCGATTTCAACGGCGATGCGTCAGCTAAAGGTATCACGAGATCCGGTACCTTCGGCAGCTCCGGCCGCGGCAGTGGAGCAACCAGAAGAGGTTTTGACTCCGTTTAGTGCGGAGTTTTTTTCTGTGATGCAAGAGATGATAAGAACAGAAGTGAGGAACTATATGACAGGTGTAGAACAACATAATAATCAGCAGAGATCCGGTGACGGAGGCGGAGGAATGTGTATGAAGCAGGCGGCAAGTGGCGGTGGTGACGGTTTTAGGAACGCAACGGTGGTGAAGAGGATTGGGATTAGCAAGATCGATTAA